The following proteins come from a genomic window of Gimesia chilikensis:
- a CDS encoding Gfo/Idh/MocA family protein, with product MTQSNNQSSSRRDFLKVTTATAVGTSILSTLGSSAHVYANGDDKIKVGLVGCGGRGTGAASQALSTKGNIKLEAMADAYRDRMDKSLSNLQKQFSGEPEKVDVAEEKKFVGFDAYQKLLDSGIDVVILATPPGFRPIHFEAAVEKGKHVFMEKPVATDVPGVRKVLEAAEKAKEKKLAVGVGLQRHHQANYIETIKRLKDGAIGDITSLRCYWNSGGVWEPRLSREEAKSEMDYQMRNWYYYNWLCGDHINEQHIHNIDVCNWVKDAFPVQAYGMGGRQVRTDKKYGEIYDHFAVEFVYEDGTRMYSQCRHIRNCWNSVTEHAQGTKGFCDISGAKYETTGGYKWRYRGKKTNPYQVEHDDLFAAIRQGTPYNEAEYGAKSTMTSILGRLATYSGKPVTWDEAMASNVSLMPKEFSWEGQPVTVPDENGYYPIPMPGITKVL from the coding sequence ATGACTCAATCTAATAATCAATCTTCTTCCCGACGTGACTTCCTTAAGGTAACCACAGCCACCGCTGTGGGAACCAGCATCCTGTCTACTCTGGGATCGTCGGCTCATGTTTACGCCAATGGCGACGATAAAATCAAAGTCGGTCTGGTCGGTTGTGGTGGTCGTGGAACAGGGGCTGCATCTCAGGCTTTGTCGACCAAAGGCAACATTAAACTCGAAGCCATGGCTGATGCCTACCGTGATCGGATGGACAAAAGCCTCAGCAACCTGCAGAAGCAGTTTTCGGGTGAACCTGAAAAGGTTGACGTGGCCGAAGAGAAAAAGTTCGTCGGTTTTGACGCCTATCAGAAACTGCTCGACAGTGGAATCGATGTTGTGATCTTGGCGACTCCTCCCGGATTCCGACCGATTCACTTCGAAGCAGCTGTCGAAAAAGGCAAGCACGTCTTCATGGAAAAACCGGTTGCCACCGATGTACCCGGCGTTCGCAAGGTGCTCGAAGCAGCTGAGAAAGCCAAGGAAAAGAAACTGGCCGTCGGCGTTGGTCTGCAGCGTCACCACCAGGCTAATTACATTGAAACCATCAAACGTCTGAAAGATGGCGCGATCGGCGACATTACTTCCCTGCGTTGCTACTGGAACAGTGGTGGGGTCTGGGAGCCTCGTCTGTCTCGTGAGGAAGCCAAGAGCGAGATGGACTACCAGATGCGTAACTGGTACTACTACAACTGGCTCTGTGGTGACCACATCAACGAGCAGCACATCCACAACATCGACGTCTGTAACTGGGTGAAAGATGCTTTCCCCGTTCAGGCATACGGGATGGGTGGTCGCCAGGTTCGTACCGACAAGAAGTACGGTGAAATTTATGACCACTTCGCTGTTGAGTTTGTTTACGAAGACGGAACCCGGATGTACAGCCAGTGCCGTCATATCCGCAACTGCTGGAACAGCGTGACTGAGCATGCTCAGGGGACCAAAGGGTTCTGCGACATCAGCGGTGCAAAATACGAAACCACAGGCGGCTACAAGTGGCGCTACCGTGGTAAGAAAACCAACCCCTACCAGGTTGAGCACGATGACCTCTTCGCTGCAATCCGTCAGGGAACTCCCTACAACGAAGCCGAATACGGTGCCAAGTCCACCATGACTTCGATCCTGGGACGTCTGGCGACCTACAGCGGTAAGCCTGTTACCTGGGACGAAGCAATGGCATCTAATGTCAGCCTGATGCCCAAAGAGTTCTCCTGGGAAGGTCAGCCGGTTACGGTTCCCGATGAGAACGGGTACTACCCGATTCCGATGCCCGGT
- a CDS encoding formylglycine-generating enzyme family protein: MQAKTALLAILCCSSSVAFAADPSEAKTEKEMKPYTQKITNTDVSFDMVPIPGGEYVMGSPADEKNREEDEGPQVKVKIEPFWMGKHEVTWNEYDIWSFNLDIQRRKLMRLKSDDKEKAADAVTRPTKPYTDMTFDMGHDGYPAICMTQLAAKTYCKWLSEKTGHYYRLPTEAEWEYACRAGTTTAYSFGDNPAKMDDYAWHYANCNDTYQKVGQKKPNPFGLYDMHGNVSEWVLDQYIPDAYKKWSGKGTVEFPVSPTTPEKLYPRVVRGGSWDDDPEALRSANRIASSADWKIQDPQIPQSIWYHTDAIFVGFRVVRPLKVPTAEERKKYNLDPVIPADEGR; the protein is encoded by the coding sequence ATGCAAGCCAAAACTGCATTACTCGCCATTCTCTGTTGCTCGTCTTCCGTGGCGTTCGCTGCCGATCCCTCGGAAGCAAAAACAGAAAAAGAGATGAAACCTTACACGCAGAAAATTACCAACACCGATGTCAGTTTTGATATGGTGCCGATCCCCGGTGGTGAATACGTCATGGGCAGCCCTGCCGATGAAAAGAACCGGGAAGAAGATGAAGGTCCTCAGGTCAAAGTCAAAATTGAGCCTTTCTGGATGGGCAAGCATGAAGTGACCTGGAACGAATATGATATCTGGAGCTTCAATCTGGATATTCAGCGTCGTAAGCTGATGCGTCTCAAATCGGATGACAAAGAAAAAGCAGCAGATGCTGTAACCCGTCCTACCAAGCCTTATACCGACATGACCTTCGACATGGGGCACGATGGGTACCCGGCGATTTGCATGACCCAGCTGGCAGCAAAAACCTACTGCAAATGGCTGAGTGAAAAAACCGGTCACTACTATCGTCTGCCTACCGAAGCGGAGTGGGAATACGCGTGCCGTGCCGGCACCACGACGGCTTACTCATTCGGTGACAACCCTGCCAAAATGGATGATTACGCCTGGCACTACGCAAACTGTAACGATACCTACCAGAAGGTCGGTCAGAAAAAGCCGAACCCGTTCGGTCTGTACGATATGCACGGTAACGTTTCGGAGTGGGTCCTCGATCAGTACATTCCTGATGCCTACAAAAAGTGGAGTGGCAAAGGAACCGTGGAGTTCCCCGTCAGTCCTACGACTCCCGAAAAACTTTATCCGCGTGTTGTGCGTGGCGGTTCCTGGGATGATGATCCCGAAGCACTGCGAAGTGCGAATCGGATCGCCTCCAGTGCCGACTGGAAAATTCAGGATCCCCAGATTCCACAGAGTATCTGGTACCACACCGATGCCATCTTTGTGGGCTTCCGTGTCGTACGGCCTCTGAAAGTGCCTACGGCTGAAGAACGCAAGAAATACAACCTGGATCCGGTCATTCCGGCCGATGAAGGGCGTTAA
- a CDS encoding FAD:protein FMN transferase has product MSYLYHTCLLLSTLSGNQQCTESEILHRYEFQEVHMGVQWRIVLYATDKPIANNASQIAFRRVKELNKVLSDYDPNSELNQLCQLSGPGKPVKVSPDLFQVLKRSQALSRETAGAFDVTISPVVRLWRRARRRKELPDSERLQAARDLVGYELMRLSEQNQTVELLKPGMRLDLGGIAKGYAADVAIRVLQEQGIDRVMIDASGDLSLGAPPPGSCGWKIGISSTDAPDAKIDRYLMLRDCAVATSGDAFQHVVINGTRYSHIVNPHTGLGLNDHSRVTVIAPDGITADSLASAISVLGPEKGIALLSQKPGTACLILRHEQDQLKSYESPCFSCFEASQTAP; this is encoded by the coding sequence ATGTCTTACCTATATCACACATGCCTGTTGCTCTCCACATTGTCAGGCAATCAACAGTGCACGGAAAGCGAAATTCTGCATCGGTATGAATTTCAGGAAGTACATATGGGAGTGCAGTGGAGAATCGTATTATATGCAACGGACAAACCAATCGCAAACAATGCCTCTCAAATTGCTTTTCGCCGTGTAAAGGAACTTAACAAAGTCCTCAGCGATTACGATCCCAACAGCGAGTTAAACCAGTTGTGTCAGTTATCCGGGCCGGGAAAGCCAGTCAAAGTCAGTCCCGACCTGTTCCAGGTACTGAAAAGAAGTCAAGCACTTTCCCGTGAGACCGCTGGCGCGTTCGACGTCACCATCAGTCCCGTAGTCCGCCTCTGGCGCAGAGCCCGTCGACGTAAAGAGTTGCCTGACAGTGAACGACTGCAGGCCGCCCGGGATCTGGTCGGTTATGAATTGATGCGACTATCTGAACAGAACCAGACCGTGGAACTCCTCAAGCCGGGCATGCGATTAGATCTCGGGGGAATCGCCAAAGGCTATGCGGCAGACGTCGCGATTCGGGTTTTGCAAGAACAGGGAATTGACCGGGTGATGATTGACGCCAGCGGCGATCTGTCACTGGGGGCTCCCCCTCCTGGAAGTTGTGGCTGGAAGATCGGCATCTCTTCGACAGATGCCCCGGATGCCAAAATTGATCGTTACCTCATGTTGAGAGACTGCGCAGTCGCCACTTCGGGTGACGCGTTTCAGCACGTGGTCATCAATGGCACTCGCTATTCGCATATTGTGAATCCCCATACCGGCCTCGGTCTGAACGATCATAGTCGCGTGACTGTGATCGCCCCTGATGGAATCACAGCCGACAGCCTGGCATCCGCGATCAGCGTCCTCGGACCGGAAAAAGGAATTGCGCTGTTAAGTCAGAAACCGGGCACGGCCTGCCTGATTCTGAGACATGAACAGGATCAGTTAAAGTCATACGAATCTCCCTGTTTCTCCTGCTTTGAAGCATCCCAGACCGCCCCCTGA
- a CDS encoding aminotransferase class IV: MTQNLVYLNGEYVPADQAKISIFDGAISLGMTVTESTRTFGHQPYRLRDHIDRLYLSLKAARFDAGMTQDELEKLTLEVWEKNKPNYDAGTDAWIIHNITPGQWVPSSGQKPADSASTVMIITLPLDLSYWADFYQTGCHAVTPFTRIQPAQSLDARIKNRSRFIYTLAESEVKLVDPKAQSLLLDTDGYLSENKGGNFFLVSNNRIRTPSTINCLDGISRQSIFTLGEKLNIPVEECQLLPYDVTTADEAFFTSTPYCIMPATKFNGLEIGDGKVGPITKQLIAAWSDLVGVDIIEQAQASKAS; this comes from the coding sequence ATGACACAGAACCTGGTTTACTTGAATGGAGAATACGTTCCCGCGGATCAAGCCAAAATCTCCATCTTTGATGGTGCGATCAGCCTGGGAATGACAGTGACGGAATCGACGCGCACGTTCGGTCATCAACCGTATCGTCTGCGGGATCACATCGACCGTTTGTACCTCAGCCTCAAGGCAGCGCGGTTCGATGCCGGCATGACACAAGACGAACTCGAAAAATTAACTCTCGAAGTCTGGGAAAAGAATAAACCCAATTATGACGCTGGAACTGATGCCTGGATCATCCATAACATCACACCGGGACAATGGGTTCCCTCCAGCGGTCAGAAGCCCGCTGATTCCGCATCAACGGTAATGATCATCACCCTGCCCCTCGACCTGAGTTACTGGGCCGACTTCTATCAGACAGGCTGCCACGCAGTGACTCCCTTCACCCGCATTCAACCCGCGCAGTCGCTGGATGCCCGCATTAAGAACCGCAGCCGCTTCATCTACACACTGGCTGAATCTGAAGTGAAACTGGTCGATCCTAAAGCACAAAGTCTGCTGCTCGACACCGACGGTTATCTTTCCGAAAACAAAGGGGGGAACTTCTTCCTGGTTTCAAATAATCGCATTCGAACGCCCAGTACGATCAACTGCCTGGACGGCATCAGCCGACAGTCTATCTTTACCCTGGGAGAAAAACTGAATATCCCGGTCGAAGAATGTCAGCTGCTGCCTTATGATGTCACGACTGCGGATGAAGCCTTTTTCACCAGCACCCCCTATTGCATCATGCCGGCAACCAAATTTAACGGGCTTGAAATTGGTGACGGAAAAGTGGGACCGATCACAAAACAGTTGATTGCAGCCTGGAGCGATCTGGTCGGCGTCGACATCATTGAGCAGGCTCAGGCCTCGAAAGCATCGTGA